A window of Lonchura striata isolate bLonStr1 chromosome 2, bLonStr1.mat, whole genome shotgun sequence genomic DNA:
TACAGAACATTTACCATGTAAACGGTAAGAATAAAAGCAAACTCACAAAATGCTAATATTTGTATTATCATTGAATAGTGACCTAAGAATTTGCAAATAAATtcattgagattttttttttacctcaatTGCAAAGGcatttgcaaaaatatttatggaaaagTTGGTGTCCTGCCTTCATGGTGACAACTGATAATAATGACAAAAAACTGTCTTaacttctggggttttttgagcCCTTTATAAGGGACTATGTTGATGCATATGCAATGCTGACTCCCTTCAGAGAATACATCTGTAGATGGAACTCAGTGTGTTCTTTTCCAAACATCTTTTCTTTTCTATCTTGAAGTGTCATATTGATAAACTAAATGTATTCTCTTTCAATGATCAGTGAAAATTATGTAGAAATTCTGGCAGGGAGTTTTCCAAAGAACATAACAAATCATGATACACTGGAGCCTACATACAGAGGTCTAGTAGTACTGAGGTAAAACTGAGTGGATTTGCAGCTCAGGGATTTTATCTGGTACATTTCACCATACCACCATATGTCACATATTTGCAGCTAAAACAATCTCAGTCCCTATGTCTGATAGCTTctgaaaaatacagctttgtATGCTTTTTTCCTACACACTATAAGGCTCAATGAAATCTTAACAGCTGTACTACTTTGATATGCATTGCCTTTGCAACCAAGAGCTTGTATGCTGTAAGATCAGTTGGaggaataaatttattttggttttaagaCAGGGAAAATTGAAACTATTAAAATCAGCGCTCTTTGTAAAAGATAATACCGACAATAGATGGCACTGTGGTTCTGTGACCCGGGGTTATTTCTGTCTAGCGCAGCCACAGTTTGTGTTGCTCTGGCGCTGGGGCTCACCCGGGCTGGacaccaggtgcccaccaaaCTCCCACTGCTCTCctcagccaggcagggcagaCGAAACACGAGGAAAACTTCGTGGGTCGAGATAAGGGGAGGAAGAGATCACTCACCAATTACTGTAATGGGCAAAACACATTTGGCTTAGggaaattagtttaatttattgccaatCAAATCAGAATAGTCTAATGAGATATAAAAGCTAAATCTTAAAACAGCTTCACTCCTCCACTCCGCTCCCTTCTTCCTGTACTGAACTTCTCTCCTGATTTTCTCTACCTCTCTCCACACAGTGGCACagagggatggggaatgggaactgtGGACAGTCATTACATGTGGTTTCTGCTGTTCTTTCCTCCTCAGGGAGAGGACTCCTCACACTCTTCCCCTGCTGTAGCTTGACATCTCTCCCTCTGAAGACAGTCCAccatgaacttctccaacaTGCATCCTTCCCTCGGGCTGCAGTTCTTCATGAACTGCTCCATTGTgggtcacaagtcctgccagcaaacctgctccggaggggctcctctctccactgACTTCCCACAGGTGCTGCCAGGAGCCCGCTCCAGCACGGGCTTCCCacggggtcacagcctcctttggctcctgctccagcgtggagctctccctgggctgctgggggACACAGGCTCCCCTAGggacctccctgggctgcagggggatACAGGCTCCCCTAGGGAcccccctgggctgcagggggacACAGGCTCCCCTGTgcacctccctgggctgcagggggatACAGGCTCCCCATGGGAcccccctgggctgcagggggacACAGGCTCCCCATGggacctccctgggctgcagggggacACAGGCTCCCCTAGGGAcccccctgggctgcagggggacACAGGCTCCCCATGggacctccctgggctgcagggggacACAGGCTCCTCTACGGAcccccctgggctgcagggggatACAGGCTCCCCTGTgcacctccctgggctgcagggggatACAGGCTCTCCTACggacctccctgggctgcagggggatACAGGCTCCCCATGggacctccctgggctgcagggggatACAGGCTCCCCTGTGCACCTCCCTGGGATTCAGGGGGATACAGGCTCCCCTACggacctccctgggctgcagggggatACAGGCTCCCCTAGGGAcccccctgggctgcaggggctcagctgcctctgcATGGTctgcaccaggggctgcaggggaatctctgctccagcacccatagcacctcctgcccctccttttccactgaccttggtgactgcagagctgctcctctcacatattctcactctTCTCTCTGGCTGCAATGGTGCAGCTTTTCCCCACTTCTTTAACCTATTACTCCACTGGCACCATCATGGTGGCTGCTGGGCTTGGCCTTGGCCAGAGCTTCATccatcctggagctggctggcattgGATCTGTCAGATATGGGCAAAACTTCTGGAAGCATCTCACAGAACCCACTCCTGTAGTTTCCTCACTTGTGAAACCTCACCATGCAAACCAACATGGCTTATTAATTTTAATCTTATAGTTCTATTTCTtagtgaaattaatttaataggCTTTCTACCATTGCAAATATACTGTTTCTGAGACCAGAAATTACTAAGCTGTATTTATTTACCCAAAGAGTACCTCTTCagtagaaaaaacaaattattacAATGGCTCATTTTGGACCAGTTTTGAAATAGTTAAATTCTGTAACatgctctttctttttctccagcaaaatatttaaaattactttagcCTTCAGCAGACATTGTACTGAATATTTATgggagaaataaaaccaaaccaaattagCTACTTAAGACAAACCTCTAGTTTATAAAACAACTGATGgcatttgaatattttaatctGCTTTACTAGCAGTGCAATCAGACAAAACAGTAGAGCATCAAAACACCATTTTACATTAACATtacaaaatacaacaaatttttttctgtatgtattTACATAAGCAAACATATAGGTATTCAAAATAGAATGCATCTCACCGTCTGGCAATAATTACATAAGTACAGTGCATGGTTGACTGGATGGGATAGATACATAGGAATTTTTTACCCTGAAGTGTAAAAAGGATGCACACCAGCTTAGGAGATACATGGTGAGCTTCATGTCTTTGGACATTTTTCAGATGCAGTCTTAACAGTAATAAAATGTCAATCTACTTGAAAAACTGATGCTGAAAAGTTTTTTCAGAtgaagtgggtttttttggatgcAAGTATGACAGACTGACTCAGCATGCTTTTCctgtgaaaaaggaaaaggggaaggcTCGAACCTCTGAACCAGTCTGTATGAatgtcttctctttttttttttttaacctgaaaaattacaaaaagttCCATTCCATTCTGATGCATAATGAAAACACAGTTTTCTGGAAGATGGAAATACTGCTCTGAAGCTGGTCATATTAAACCGTGGTATTCATTCCAAGCATGGGCCAAGTGGTGTAAATCCTAGTTTGAAACAGCTGAACTCTGTCATCTGTCTGCAGTATAATGAGTCCATTAATTGCTATCTACTGATGAAAAACCCATAGCAGATTTGGCATGGTGGCTAGAACAAATTcatatcctgactctgtcatCCTCACTAAGGCAAACTGCACAAAAATCTATTCATATTTTGATGCAGGGTGGCAGAATCAGGGCTTTCTAAGCTGTAAGAAATATCCATAAAGAGCTAGAGATATTGGTCTTTGCTGTGCATTCTTGGCCTTAAGAGGCTACTTAGGCAAAAGCTGCTGATTACTCAATAAAACCATCTATCTGAGTGCTACAAAATCAAAATGTCAGGCATCAGTTTTCCCTGCTTCTAAGCAAAAACTCGGTGTTATGTTCTCTACAGCTGTCAATTAATGAAATGCTGTTAAGTCTCTTATGTccaaaatagattttattttaaaataagctggaaaaaaaatgattGTTCAGAGTCACCTTGTGATGAAACTTCAAGCCAGTAATTGAAACCCTCTGTGATTGTAGTGAAACATTCCCTGTCAGTATTTGCAACCTGAGCAATTTGACATTGCGAATGAGGAACAGAaagtgaaatgaaagagaaacagaGGGCTGATCTGCTCTGCCACGTGGGCAAAATGCAGACAGTAAGTAGAGAGCATAAGCACTGAATGTGAAATGTTCAGTAACAGTTTATCAGCTGCAAGCTGGTGAAGGAGACTGTGCAGAGCAGCAACTGGACCCTCAGGAGATTTGGGAGGAATTGAGCTCTGGAGAAGTGCAGGGTGCCATATACATCATACAGGATGCAGATGGGCTCTGCTCCCTTGCACAAATGGGCAATAAGATCCACCTACTGTCTGTCCTACCTACTGTCTGTCCTACCTACTGCTTTCATTTGCAAGACCAGAGAAACTTGCATCAGGTCAGGcataaatggcaaaaaaatgtGGTGATTTCCTCCTTGGTGGAAAtctctttgtttcctttcccctcACATGGAGGTTTAGAGACCTTCAGTCCCCTATCAATATTCATCAAATGAAGGCAATCTGGTTTGGTGGCAGATCTAGAGCCTCAGACCTGTTCTCACAAAACACCTTTGCTTTTATTACTGTCTGCTTATTCCCTGAGATACCTGTTTCCAAGGGCAAATCCTCAAAACCATCACTCCAGTTGTGAAGTGGAGAGATATGGCCTGTGGGATACAAGATGAGCATTGTCCTTAGTTCAAAGTACTAGATTTAGGGTCAATATCAAATTTGACAGGAAAGAGTGGAAAGTCATTGTTCCCAGCTACTACTATGGTAGTCCTCATACTCAGCTGCACTTTGCAGATTCCCCCTGGAATGCCTtctttgccagtgtgacaccCCTCACACGGTGCTGGGTAGGAGCGGGATGTGTGCATAGGGAGGTAGGAGCAGCGAGTTCATTTTTGCTTCTACTGAAGCTGTTCAGTTTGACTGAATGTACCCAGAGACAGAGAGCATATAAAGCACATGGTGAGCACAACATTTATTCCACTTGATTTATCAGTTCATCCTAAACGACCAGTTTTGGGGGGAAACCCATGAATGTCTGCGAGGTGATAGATGACATGCATGGCATCATCACTGCGAATGGGGATAGAGCATGACACTTCATCCCAGCATGGAGGCTGAGATCTGTGAGGTGAGTCAGTGGCATCATGTGCATGCAGAGCTTCTGTGTGACCAGTGTGCAGTGGCTCCTACCAGTCCCATGTCAGAGGAGAGGGATCATAAAATTAGCAAATTTAGTTAAACAATATATATGACAATAAATCAGTCAAATACTGATTAATTTGACTAATAAATCAAACTTTTTGATTTGTCAGTCAACTTTTAAGTCCTTTTCTGCCATAGACCAGTATCTTAAACTAAAGGCCTTCTTCTTCTAAAGACCCCCACCTGGTAGACTAGAAAAAGGTTcactttctctctctttctctccttctttGGTTTAGTGGAAATTTAATTGCTCTGTGAAAACTGAACAACTTCAATAGAAGGACAAATGAAGGCATTGAAGTTTTGCTTCTGGACAGTGGttttttccacagaaactgGAATACATCCTGGTTCTGATGAGATTATGGCTGCAAAATTCATGGAATGAATcaaattatttgatttaaacTTTGCATGTGAGTGCAGTATTTATATTTCTCCTCTTCAGCAAAGTCCCACTGTCCTCAGTGACATTGGCTATGATGTCATGAAAAGAGTTTCATGACTAGGCAGGCATGTCTGTCAAGCAATGTATTTTATGTTCTTTATGCAATGTATTCTGCCCTTGGATCTATGCAGGTGAAATGCAGTGTTGTTCACAGGTCCTGTTATTTTTCTAGTGAGCCCCATTTGCCCATACGTATTTCATTAAGGCTAAGTCCTAGTAGTGCAATCCTCTGACCATTCCTGAGCAATCTGCCTTAACAGCAATACAGTGAAAcaagggaaaattaattttagcaaCTAACAGTTTTCTAATAATTCTGGCTTTACAAGCCCTAAACCAAAGCCAGAAGATTCTTCATAATGGCCTTTTTTAACCAAAGCGAAATGATGAGAGAGAATCTATTTTTACTGAAGATGCATGCAGATTTTCCTCTGACATTACTTAAATCAGACTTTGTTGGAATTGAACAGAGTAATGAATCTGCAAGTGGTGCTGAAATTATTTAGCAATGTTTTGCCTGGTTTTCCACTGTTCTTTCACTTCACCTTGCTGTCAACACCggtgggagggagcagggaattAAGACcaataattttgaaaacattACTATCAATTTTTTAGCTGAACACACAAGATTTTTGAATGCAACTGAACTACAAGTCCTGAAATAAACATTACAAATGGTGGTGGAAACAGAGGATTATTCAAGTATAATTTACCTTTGCTTAtttgaaatacagaataaatGGCAGAAAAACCCAGGGACATTTCAGGATGGTTACTGAGGAAGAAAAGGTAGCATAAAAACAGTTAACAAAATGTCCATATAATTAATTAGCAGTTTTAATAGATTTTCTTTAATacttttagatttattttaaatatatattaacaaATGAACGatcattttatttgaaattctgTAAAGTGCTCATTCAGTTAATGATAACTCAATTGTAGCAAGACAAACTAGCCAGAGCCTACTCTGCAAGAACATCAAAGGGCAGCTTAGCTTTCAtttgcaaagagaaaagaaatatgtAGATTTCTTCACAGCCCATATTACAATAccagaaattgcattttttttctttaagaaatatATCCtttagaatattaaaaaaataagtctaATAAAGCCTGTGCTTAAAACAGCCAATGTactgtatgaaaaaaaattgcacattTGATACCCTTTCAACCCTGCTTTTCATCCACAGGATAATGTGAGGAGTATATGATGTTGTTGGAAGGTCTCTTGAACACAGCTGATTTTCCTAAGCTATCAGAGCTTCTCACAGCAGGTGGAATTTTCAGCACATACACAGTGGTTGTCATGGCAGCTGCTGACCATCACACACCACTAACCTTTTCGTTCCCTGGGCCGATACTTCCCTTGGAGGGACCATCTAAACGCTGTGTTCCTATCATGACTGTCGAGTAATCCTTAGCCATcatttttgcctcttttttcaAACTCTTCATTTGTGCTagctggagctggctggagTCATATGCAAGTGCTGGGATAGTGTTCACTAAAATCAGTTGGAAAGgtttcttctcctccttgtAGCGACACTGGATGTAGCGAGCAAAAGCAGAGCGGTAGGTTTTGTTGAACAACGTATATACAAGTGGGTTGACAGCCGACGAAAGGTAGCCAATCCAAACAAATATGTTAAGGAGTCCTCCAATGACCTCTTCTTTGCATGACTCCTTGCAAATAACGGCCATCACATTGGTGATGAAAAATGGGCACCACATCACAACAAACAGAAAGAAGACAATGCCAAGAACCTTGGAAGCCTTCTGCTCATTGCTGATGGATTGCATGGTTCTCCTCCCTGAAGTCCCAGTATCTCTGTTTAAGGAGCGCTGAAAGAGTTTCTCTGAGGACAGGGAACTCTGAGGGAGGAAGCTGAATGAGGCAAACTTGGTCTTAGGGCCAATGTCATTCACACATAGCATAGCTTCCTTCTGCAGCGATTTGATAGTTAAAAAGTAGGTGACTACCATGATGGTTAGAGGGATGAAGAATGCCACAAAAGAGCCTACTAGAACAAAATTTTCATctgcaagtaagcagatgtctttcttaaaaatgtctttcttaAATACTTTGGAGTCGTCTTGTAGTCCAAAGACAGGTATAGGCATGGAGATACCTGAAGGTGgatgagaggaagaagaggttAAAAACAATAATGAAAAACACTTCCAGCCtccaagaaaaaacaaataaacatctACCTGTGTTCTACCTGTGGCTGAGGTGATTGTAGCTATACACATTACCTCAGCCACAGGTAGAACACATTTGCTTCCTTCCAACTGTCCTATGACACCTGGTAGCCAGAAAAGCATGGGTTTGGATCTTGGGCCCCTTGTAATGGTCTCCAGACTTCTCCCTTGGTCTTTGTCACCTTGGCGAAGGATTTAATGAACTACAACCAAGCTAACAGTATGTATTTCTTTTCTGGAGTGCCATAAGAGTGGTTTTGGACTGTTTTTAATTTGAGGATTAAAAGTGTTCTGGGCTCTAAATAGACTGGGAAATACTAATTTTAGtaggaaagatatttttttgtCATAGGTCTAAGAGTAATCTTTCACTGTGTCTTTTCTTGCTGTAATCTCCATGTAGTTAAATGCTAAATGCTAACAAAACCCAGCTTCCCATGTGGCAAGGGCCAGCTGAACAACGGGAACAAATTAAGCACTGAGAGACACTGCATGAGGAAGCCTGAATTGTACTTTATCCTGCAGGACTGCAAAGTCCTTTCACTGTATTTTCATCTACTAGAGGCTGCCTTCTCTGTGTACAGGCATGCAAAATTTGTCTTCCCCTGAAGCATGCATCCTTGGCTTGTCACGAACGGCAAGACAAGGTGACAAAGTCCATTCTCCTTGGACTGCTGTGTCTGTATCAAGCCTACTCAGCCATTTCCGCAGGGAAATGCTAGAGTCTGGGTAAAATCAAACAGCTGTTGTTTCTCTAgttgttggttttgggtttttttcagcatttgtcTCTTCCCCTCCAAATGGATGATGTCTCTCCAAGAGAGGCAATGTTCAGACAATGAACAAAATTATGTGCTGCAAAGATAGCAGAAGTGAAGTGAAGCAGGGGGGTGATAATGCAGCCCTGTTTCGATAAAAGCAGCAAAGATTCTGATTCCTGTGGAAAGTTAGCTTAGTCTGGGAGCTTCAGTCCTGTTTGCATTTTGGAACAGAAATCCCAGTTGCTGTACTTGGcttatgagaaataaaaacattgacTAGAGAAGAATTTCTTATGATGTGAGGATGCTGTGCCCTACTTTGTTCAATGGATACCCTGGAGTGTCCTTATTCATTCACAGATGAGTCCTGAAAGATCTGCATTTGAATGGTATCTTCCtctatctctctttttttcccttcttcccactCTGCTGCTTAAACTGGGAGCCTTTTAAAAGCATGGTCTGGCTCTTCATTTCACACATACCCAGTGCCCAGCATAACAGCTCCAGTCCTAGAGAAAGGCTGTGGAGTACAGGCTCAATACCAAACAATAATAATCACAGTAGTAATAATATTAGATTATTATTCTGTTCAAGTGCTTAATTCTTTTTGTTCTTCTGGAGCTTTTACagaggtcttttttttttcctaggagcACTGCAGCTTACTTTGTCTCTGCAACTTTCAACTGAGTCACGGCATTGCCTCAGGCCACTTTAGAAAAGTGCTTTTCTTatctgcccagggcagaagcTGGTCGAGAGCCTGTGGTATTACTCTTTCTGTTTCTCCTGCTCAAGCTCTAAGTGCTTGAACTTGGGCTAGGAGAAGCTAGTGAGTGAGATGCAAACTCATGCAGTCTGTGGCAGCTCCTGAGCTGAGCTGTCAGAAACCTCCAGTGTTTTTATCTACTGGCTAGAAAGATCTGAGTCCGTCTCACTGAAAGCATGAGGCAGAGGTCACCATCAGAAACCAGACTGTCCAGCCATGGTGAGTAATCTGGGGTGCTGAACAACTCCAGGAAAATGAGGAATGCTTTGAagttagttttcttttttggatGAGTTGAAGGGGTGCTGAAGGCATCCAGCATCTCCCAGCATCATACTCCAGCTGCACAAAGACACAGCATTAGTCAGAGCAATACCACAAGTTTCCCATCTGCTTCTGCCCTGTGCTGATAACAGCAAGGctgttttttcatttaattcaaAGACCTAGTGTGAGCTGcagagataaaataaacaatggtATTGACAGAGTAAAAAGATGCTTTTCATTACTACCTTATGGTTCAGCTGCATAAGGAGGCAtgggagcagaggctgcagcacaaggaagaggaaaattttAGCATAATTTGCATGCTTTTTCAAGTAAAGAGCCAAAGTCTGTTACAACTTCTCACCTGAAACAAGAGGAGCAACTCCCcaactgctttgttttgtttttagctGCTTCTGGAGATTGGCATCTAAATCCAGATTTCTGGCTTTAATAAATGGAAATGGGCTTCACTGTGTAGCAGAAGTTCCTGCATTTCTTTGCCATTCCTTTAACAAGCATGAAAGTGCTGTACCAGCAGAGCTGTAGTCATGTAAGTTTTGCTGAGTGACCATTCAAGGCATCTTTCCCTTGCAGCCAAAGGGAAGTGGCCTTATAGGGTttgaaaacaacagaggtaccACACTTTGGTGGCAGAGAACACTGTAAACTGCTTTTTGTGTAACCCCAGTTCAGTTGATTCAGGGCATCCCCCCAAATGATACTGTGGCATTCCTGTATGGAAAAAGTTAATGTCCAGcccaattttctctttttatatcTCTACAGGGACTAAATTTACTCTTTTCCTCCTGAAAGGAACAGGGTTTGTTCCCCCTTGACAGTCGGCTTCTGCAGCATAAGTATGGCAAATTCCAGGAGGACACAGGGACCAAATTGAAAGGCAGTCATATTTAAACTGCCAGTAAAGGAACTTCCATGTGCAACTCACATCCACTGTTTTGATGGGATTTTTAGGAATCATCACATATGGCCAAGAATATCACTCATATGTCACATTTGGTCAAGATCAAGTTTTTCCTGTAAACCTATAACAAAAAGTCCTAGTctgttggaaaggatggataaatataattgtcTGGCAAAAGattcacaatagtacagccaggatgaaaacaatcccccccccgactggctggacaatacccttacctacagataagtccaaaagtcatatggactgttccatctcaacccccaaaatgtatgattcatcccacacctgtaatcctcccctgaaacatcaggtgtctgtgaccccattggcctaagtcttgttccagcccactttgaagccccctgataaggggtctctgaggggccagaTGCCCACTTGGAATCCCCGCTCTCTTAGagcttccaccctctcctagagcatcctctctaccccttgtctctcccctccccatcccctcaggccttgccacgtgctgcatctggcagctccaagcaagacctttctccatccctaataaacctgatatcctaagagcagccttcagagatccctcgtctccattcatccaAGCCGTCTTGGACTACAGTGTTCCCTACACTAGTCTAAAGTTGTATTAGCATTATTGCAACTGACTGAATTAATTCTTTAGAAGTTGAATATGAATAATCTGTTTCACCTGGATGATTCAGATGTATACTCGCTGGTTTACTTGTCCTTGctttccagctccctgctcttgGTGACTGGATGTTTAAGGAGACACAGATGGTGCCTGTGCATTCAAATGTCATAAGAAGAAAATCAGCTTCACAAGAAAGGATCATGCAGAATTACCAGGTAGGGACAAACAGGTGTTTGGGAAATGAAGCATGTGCCAACAGTAGATCTGGAGGAAACAACCTGCAAGGACTAAAACAGAACAGCTATTCTACACCCCGCCCATTCCATGCTCCCACTAGCTCAAGGTCAGTCTGGAAAAACTCTTGGTATCCCCTGAGAACTTTTTTATGATTTAGCTTCCTTGGCTTTCAAAAGCACTAAAATGAGGCACAAGAAAGCATTCAGCACAGAATAGGATCATCCATTCAAGCACTGAAGGTACATCACCCACTCCATTTCCAGTTGACATTCCCACTTAGAATATTTTCCCCTGTCAACAAGCCCTAAATATCATGTTCCTCTGGTACAAGGTGGTTTATTTATATGGTTTGATTTATACACACATGGCTGTTTCAAACTGTGGATTTAATAAACTGCACAACAGATCCCAAACAATGAAGATGAGTAATAAATTCTGCATGAAACCTCAAGAATTTGGGCACAGTTTCAGAATGACAAAAGGCTCTCGAAAACACCAAAGGTTAAGAAGTAAAGCAATGGCATCCTTTTTGTTCTCCTAAAAAGCCTGGTGAAATTGACAAAGGTTGATATTGTGGTACACATTGCTGGCTTCAGAGGTATACAGCAGCTATAAAACCACTTTAACTGGACAGGTAAACTGGGTTTGCAGCTGCCTTGAGCTGCTGAGACTATCAATAAATCAAAACCATAATTTACTGTGCATGTATGGCGGCACACCTGGGTTACTTGGGGTGAAGACAAGGAGGGTGAATTGAATTGATAAGGTCAAGGTTCTTTCAGTGAAGTCTTCTTTAAGCAGAAACTGTCAGTCACATGCATATATCACCTTGCATATAtctatttcagttttgtttaatACAAATGAGCATTATTCTGTGCCTTAATAAATGTCTAAGGGTTAGGAACTACCTTTTAGAAATGTCACTACAGTTTCTCTAAAACTTTGGCACCTTTGTTCACTTTCTCATGAAAGTGAACaacaaaaagaatgaaaaacaaaaaactctctCCATCTCGGGTTTTAGCAGTCGCATTGATTCAGACATACTGGGTCGTGGGCCAGCTCACAGGCCACTGCACAAAGATGtgctgtgacactggggacCTCTGAAAAGATTGCTGTTTGAGAAGGCCAGTGTCTCCTTCAAGCACCTCAATGTAGCCATATTGTCTAATTTCTTTAGAAAAGCCCATGCTGGTATCTGGTGCCTGTTTGTGCTCAGAAAATATCCTCTGTTGGTACATCTACACATACAAACAACAAACAGATGTCCATGTATAACTCACCTGCTACATTCCAAGGCATGCAATGCATACCCTAAGTTTCATGCTGTATAAAAACCTCCTTGTTGCACACTGccattttcaatatttttgacTTAATTAACTACACAAAAGAATATTTATTCCTTTGGGCTACCATGCTGCCCTGTGTGGATGTTTGCTTAAGGAACACAAGCCACAGTGAGTCGCTTGTGGCAGGGGGACCATGGATCATGTCCTCCTCTGAGTATCAAGG
This region includes:
- the HTR2A gene encoding 5-hydroxytryptamine receptor 2A; translated protein: MDILCDGVSSVNPTANSFIQINHERRFYRNVYGAAEINISHLCNLTVNSDNLTNLSCESNMSPPCCPSQKNWPALLTVIVIVLTIAGNILVIMAVSLEKKLQNATNYFLMSLAIADMLLGFLVMPVSMLTILYGYEWPLPRKLCAIWIYLDVLFSTASIMHLCAISLDRYIAIRNPIHHSRFNSRTKAFAKIIAVWTISVGISMPIPVFGLQDDSKVFKKDIFKKDICLLADENFVLVGSFVAFFIPLTIMVVTYFLTIKSLQKEAMLCVNDIGPKTKFASFSFLPQSSLSSEKLFQRSLNRDTGTSGRRTMQSISNEQKASKVLGIVFFLFVVMWCPFFITNVMAVICKESCKEEVIGGLLNIFVWIGYLSSAVNPLVYTLFNKTYRSAFARYIQCRYKEEKKPFQLILVNTIPALAYDSSQLQLAQMKSLKKEAKMMAKDYSTVMIGTQRLDGPSKGSIGPGNEKVSGV